The DNA window GGGAGCGAAGATCGTCGTAAGCCATGCGGTCCAGTATCCGGTACGCACTACGCTTGGCCCGTCACCGGGGCCGCCCACCGCGCCCCGCGGTCCGCGCTCTGGGAGCTTGCCCTCATGCTCAGGTATCTGCCGTTCCTGCTGGTTCTGGCGCTGTGGATCTACGCTTTCATCGACTGCCTGAACACCCCGGAGGAAGAGGTCCGCCATCTTCCCAAGGTGGTCTGGGTGATCATCGTGCTGCTCTTCGGCGAGGTGCTGATCGGCCCTGTCGCCTGGCTGGCGGTCGGCAAGGTGCGCAAGGGCGCACGGGGTGGGAGCACGCCCTCCGAATGGCACCGCAAGCACAAGC is part of the Streptomyces agglomeratus genome and encodes:
- a CDS encoding PLD nuclease N-terminal domain-containing protein, which produces MLRYLPFLLVLALWIYAFIDCLNTPEEEVRHLPKVVWVIIVLLFGEVLIGPVAWLAVGKVRKGARGGSTPSEWHRKHKREWVAPDDNPDFLKSLKDENARDESVMKDWEADLRRREEELKRREDGNPEDPTPPKS